In one Colletotrichum destructivum chromosome 2, complete sequence genomic region, the following are encoded:
- a CDS encoding Putative glycosyl hydrolase, family 13, catalytic domain, alpha-amylase, Alpha-amylase, domain C, which translates to MKSPTAWPLLTAAAALFHGLSVSALSAAEWRSQTIYQVMTDRFARTDGSTTAPCSTAEATYCGGTWKGIVQKLDYIQGLGATAVWISPFVKNIMGNSRDGDSYHGYWAQDIWELNPLFGTAEDLVALADALHARGMYLMADVVTNHMAWHGSRDSVDYSIYRPFSNASLYHRPPCVIDYAIQESVEKCWQGSNDVALPDLRTEDPRVRQVFNAWIKRVVRKYKFDGLRLDSAKHVEKEFWPPFEASAGVFAMGEVLHGDPVYVVPYQDVMSGLLNYPVYYWVTQAFQSTQGSIWNLSNGIKQLVEAARDLTLYGGFLENHDQPRFLSHTGDRTLLKNALTFTLLMDGIPIIYQGLEQGYTGADVPHNREALWLSGYDTQSELYRWVSKFVALRSKMAALDGGYLYYKSLPVFTDPHVIAMRKGFDDNQVVSVYSNVGSNRTFSVQLSRDQTGFQPCKLILEVVKCRPYVTDGSGTLKAESGSGEPLVFVPAERVMGTGICTGGIGKPPPPPPPSSARRKPSPTTSAVQYSTTRLAFESTDFNVDFIGRFNNITSSPCLKVPAVTVRVNVSTVLENKQGTTY; encoded by the exons ATGAAGTCACCCACGGCGTGGCCCCTtctgacggcggcggccgccctaTTTCACGGTCTCTCGGTTTCGGCCCTGAGCGCCGCGGAGTGGCGGTCCCAGACCATCTACCAGGTCATGACGGACCGATTTGCGCGGACGGACGGGTCAACGACGGCGCCTTGCAGCACCGCCGAGGCTACCTACTGCGGTGGAACGTGGAAGGGCATCGTCCAGAAGCTCGACTACATCCAGGGTCTTGGTGCAACGGCCGTGTGGATTTCCCCATTTGTCAAGAACATCATGGGAAATTCCCGCGACGG TGATTCGTACCACGGCTACTGGGCCCAGGACATATGGGAACTCAATCCACTCTTTGGCActgccgaggacctcgttGCCCTTGCCGACGCCCTGCACGCCCGTGGCATGTACCTCATGGCCGATGTAGTCACAAACCACATGGCTTGGCACGGGTCTAGGGACTCGGTCGACTACTCCATCTACCGCCCCTTCTCCAATGCCTCACTCTACCACCGTCCCCCGTGTGTTATCGACTACGCAATCCAGGAATCGGTCGAAAAGTGCTGGCAGGGTAGCAACGACGTCGCACTACCGGACCTGCGCACCGAAGACCCGCGCGTGCGGCAGGTCTTCAACGCGTGGATCAAGCGGGTCGTACGCAAGTACAAGTTCGACGGTCTGCGTCTCGACAGCGCCAAGCACGTCGAGAAGGAATTCTGGCCGCCCTTTGAGGCCTCGGCGGGGGTGTTCGCGATGGGCGAGGTCCTCCATGGCGACCCGGTCTATGTCGTCCCCTACCAGGACGTCATGAGCGGCCTCCTGAACTATCCGGTCTACTACTGGGTCACCCAAGCCTTCCAATCGACGCAGGGGAGCATATGGAACCTCTCCAACGGCATTAAGCAGCTCGTTGAGGCCGCCCGCGACTTGACGCTCTACGGCGGCTTCCTCGAGAATCACGACCAACCGCGCTTCCTGAGTCACACCGGCGATCGCACCCTTCTCAAGAACGCGCTGACTTTCACCCTGCTCATGGACGGCATCCCCATCATCTACCAGGGTCTGGAGCAGGGAtacaccggcgccgatgtCCCCCACAACCGCGAGGCCCTGTGGCTGTCTGGCTACGACACGCAGTCGGAGCTGTATCGATGGGTGTCTAAGTTCGTGGCGCTGCGGTCCAAGATGGCGGCGCTCGACGGCGGTTACCTCTACTACAAGTCGCTGCCGGTCTTCACCGACCCTCACGTCATCGCAATGCGCAAAGGGTTCGACGACAACCAGGTCGTGAGCGTCTACTCCAACGTCGGGAGCAACCGCACATTCAGCGTGCAACTCAGTCGTGACCAAACTGGGTTCCAACCGTGCAAGTTGatcctcgaggtcgtcaagtGTCGTCCGTACGTGACGGATGGAAGCGGCACGCTTAAGGCGGAGAGTGGAAGCGGGGAGCCGCTCGTTTTTGTTCCGGCCGAGAGGGTAATGGGGACCGGTATCTGCACCGGCGGCATAGGCaagcctcctccccctccccctccctcctctgcCCGTCGCAAGCCCTCTCCTACCACGAGTGCTGTCCAATATTCCACAACCCGCCTCGCTTTTGAGAGTACCGATTTTAACGTAGATTTTATAGGACGATTTAATAACATCACTTCGTCACCTTGCCTGAAAGTCCCTGCAGTAACCGTGCGTGTCAACGTGTCCACAGTTTTGGAGAACAAACAGGGAACGAC